In the Leptolyngbya sp. SIO1E4 genome, one interval contains:
- a CDS encoding response regulator, whose protein sequence is MSHILLIEDYMPHAQLMSMDLTEAGYQVSTYQTGESALAALSSFTPDLIVLDWRLPGLDGVEVCRQLRATGYTQPILFVTAMAEDANVRKGLAAGADAYLAKPFAPQVLLRAIAHHLQGHENSNSSAA, encoded by the coding sequence ATGTCCCATATTTTACTGATTGAAGATTATATGCCCCACGCTCAACTCATGAGCATGGATCTGACTGAAGCAGGGTATCAAGTCAGCACGTATCAGACAGGCGAGTCGGCGTTAGCCGCCCTATCATCTTTCACCCCTGACCTGATTGTGCTGGATTGGCGATTGCCAGGTTTGGATGGGGTTGAGGTTTGTCGGCAATTGCGAGCAACGGGCTATACCCAACCAATTTTGTTTGTGACCGCCATGGCAGAAGATGCGAACGTACGCAAAGGCTTAGCTGCAGGGGCCGATGCTTATCTAGCAAAGCCTTTTGCGCCACAGGTGTTGTTAAGGGCGATCGCCCATCATCTCCAGGGTCACGAGAATTCTAATAGCTCAGCTGCTTAG
- a CDS encoding PAS domain S-box protein gives MGQKPRLPSNLWKARLSRRIVFWVFLSIVVIEAIILVPSVIRRERELLEYLRSLSAAQAEGVLSTKQDLDETDDATILGYLETLQHNRVVLGGTLYRADGTLVGSFGEAPELGLQEILGVIQRGVRGDHYNRRTQRYDALWEMSPLKDRYQLIIRHDATWVGREFYHFIARIAGLVLIISVFVTGATMIVLERIVIAPVLALRRDLRRAGETLSQNQDARSLPFESMPRGANRQDELGEVIVTFEEMVNQVGEAITERNQAATELRLSEEKFSKSFYASPNPMSLSILENGQLLDVNNSFLNLYQADREAIIGKTSIQLGLWANPEDRANMLIPLRADGFLCNQEYRFRTLTGDLRTVLFSAETVKLNGQCCILAVMNDITERKAAEEALRESEQRFRTLVEQATDALFVVNTNGCFLDVNQEACHTLGYARDELLKLSVPDIQKAVSMVDLEHDWTMQPGQSVTREGIHQRKDGSQFPVEVRLGRIEIGGRAVLLALARDITARKQMEKAQARLAEIGELAAMIVHEVRNPLTTVLMGLHAFEQMDLPERARMRLAFALEESERLQRLLNEILMYAREQLLDLEPLAIGEFLQKLCDEFCHQPVAADRIIHTTGFNQLGRVKGDRDRLKQVVINLLSNACEAVVAGETITCSLVENTKFAILKVHNGGAPIPPEILPKLSQPFFTTKSSGNGLGLAITRRIVEAHHGTFSIASSAETGTTVTVQIPLHRS, from the coding sequence ATGGGACAAAAACCACGGCTACCGTCTAACCTATGGAAGGCGCGATTGTCGCGGCGTATCGTTTTCTGGGTATTCCTCAGTATCGTGGTGATTGAGGCCATTATTTTGGTGCCCTCGGTCATACGCCGCGAGCGAGAACTGTTGGAATATCTGCGCTCCTTATCGGCCGCTCAGGCTGAGGGGGTGTTGAGCACCAAGCAGGATCTCGATGAAACAGACGATGCCACCATATTGGGCTATCTCGAAACCCTGCAGCACAACCGCGTGGTTCTTGGGGGAACCCTGTATCGAGCTGATGGAACGCTGGTAGGCAGCTTTGGGGAAGCCCCTGAATTAGGGTTGCAGGAAATTCTAGGCGTCATTCAGAGAGGGGTTAGAGGCGATCACTATAATCGCCGCACCCAGCGCTACGACGCGCTTTGGGAAATGTCTCCCCTGAAAGATCGCTATCAGCTCATCATTCGCCACGATGCAACCTGGGTAGGTCGCGAGTTTTACCACTTCATTGCCCGCATTGCCGGGCTGGTACTCATTATTTCGGTCTTTGTGACTGGCGCTACCATGATCGTCTTGGAGCGCATTGTGATTGCACCTGTGTTGGCCCTGCGTCGTGATCTGCGCCGGGCTGGGGAAACCCTGAGTCAAAATCAAGATGCGCGATCGCTGCCTTTTGAGTCGATGCCACGGGGGGCAAACCGTCAGGACGAGTTAGGTGAGGTGATCGTCACCTTTGAGGAGATGGTCAATCAAGTCGGGGAAGCCATTACAGAACGTAATCAAGCTGCAACCGAGCTGCGCTTATCAGAAGAAAAGTTCTCCAAATCCTTTTATGCCAGCCCCAACCCCATGAGCCTCAGCATCCTTGAAAATGGGCAACTGCTGGATGTTAACAATAGTTTTCTCAATCTGTATCAGGCTGATCGAGAAGCCATCATCGGGAAGACCTCTATTCAGTTAGGGCTGTGGGCCAACCCGGAGGATCGGGCCAATATGCTCATCCCTCTGCGAGCTGATGGATTCTTGTGCAACCAAGAATATCGCTTCCGCACCTTGACGGGCGATCTGCGAACGGTGCTGTTTTCAGCAGAAACCGTGAAGCTAAATGGCCAGTGCTGCATTTTAGCTGTCATGAACGACATCACTGAGCGCAAAGCCGCAGAAGAAGCGCTACGGGAGAGTGAACAACGGTTTCGGACGTTAGTAGAACAAGCCACCGATGCCTTGTTTGTGGTCAACACCAACGGATGCTTTTTGGATGTTAACCAAGAGGCCTGTCACACCCTAGGGTACGCCCGTGATGAACTGTTGAAACTGTCAGTCCCGGATATCCAAAAGGCGGTTTCCATGGTGGATCTGGAGCATGATTGGACAATGCAGCCGGGGCAGTCAGTGACCCGAGAAGGGATACATCAGCGCAAAGATGGCAGCCAATTCCCGGTGGAGGTGCGATTAGGGCGCATTGAAATTGGGGGACGAGCGGTGCTCCTAGCCTTAGCCCGAGACATCACCGCCCGCAAACAGATGGAAAAGGCCCAGGCTCGCCTGGCAGAAATTGGTGAGCTGGCTGCCATGATTGTTCATGAAGTCCGCAATCCGCTCACGACAGTGCTGATGGGGCTCCATGCCTTTGAGCAGATGGACTTGCCTGAACGCGCCAGAATGCGTCTGGCATTTGCCCTCGAAGAATCAGAACGATTGCAGCGGCTGCTCAATGAAATTTTGATGTATGCCCGCGAACAATTGCTCGATTTAGAACCCCTCGCCATTGGAGAGTTTCTACAAAAGCTGTGCGATGAATTTTGCCATCAGCCTGTGGCGGCTGATCGGATTATTCACACCACTGGGTTCAATCAGTTGGGGCGCGTTAAGGGCGATCGCGATCGACTTAAGCAGGTTGTTATTAACCTCCTTAGCAATGCCTGTGAAGCCGTCGTAGCAGGTGAAACTATCACCTGTTCGCTGGTAGAAAATACTAAATTTGCGATTCTCAAAGTCCACAATGGCGGCGCGCCGATTCCACCTGAGATTTTGCCAAAGCTGAGCCAGCCCTTCTTTACAACCAAATCATCTGGCAACGGCCTTGGCCTTGCTATCACACGACGGATTGTTGAAGCCCACCACGGCACCTTCAGCATCGCCTCATCCGCCGAAACTGGCACCACCGTGACGGTACAGATACCGCTCCACAGGAGCTAA